The Malus domestica chromosome 06, GDT2T_hap1 genome has a segment encoding these proteins:
- the LOC103437481 gene encoding pentatricopeptide repeat-containing protein At5g61990, mitochondrial, protein MGLFSHGNLFAFHLSNRIGIAKARLAIHIKYCTTTSQQSETFKQDDDETVREISTILRNHSDWHLVLNSSHLPRKLNPHVVRAVLQQNHQVGDPKRLLSFFLWTDTHLGLPQNLHSFSILAVVLCNSKMFEQANAVLDRMVKTRKPVFEVLDSVVSCFRDGECDGSDKIVFEILIRAFMAAGRLNEAADVFLGLRKVGILPRLDCCNFLLNDLLKCNKMELFWKVYDGMLGAKMKPDFYTYYNVIHAHCRAGNAGQGKRFLFEMEEKGGNPDLSTYNVVIGGLCRAGDVDEALAVKKSMVEKGLVPDRYTYSALVDGLCRQKRSTEAKLMLKYMYDEGLSPDNTCYAALIDGLMKEGYLEEALRIKDETIDRGFKLCDSTCNAIFSGMSKIGKMEKAEALLNEMNVMGTRPNAQTYKFLIDGYCREQNMVKACELLNEMKKRNFAPNVYTYGAIINGLSRCGDMQGANQLLKEMTSRGLKPGAVVYTTVIRGHVQEGKFGEAIKVLKGMTEKGVMPDAFCYNSLIIGLCKARKMDEARTYFVEMVERGLKPNVYTYGAFIHGYCKEGKMQLANTYFQEMLSCGIAPNDVIYTALIEGHCKEGNLTEVYSTFRCMLGRGVLPDIKTYSVIIHGLSKNGKIQEAMGIFSELLGKDLVPDVFTYSSLVSGLCKQGNVDKAFDLLEQMCQRGVDPNIVTYNALINGLCKSGDTDSARELFDGISRKGLSPNAVTYATMMDGYSKSGNITEAFQLLDEMLLRGIPTDSFIYCILIDGCCKAGDLEKALSLFRGMVGKGIAATSPFNALIDGFCKLGRVIEAKQLLEDMVDKHVTPDQVTYTILIVSLCKEGLMRESEQLFLEMQKRNMTPDVLMYASLLHGYNSTGSRFKMFALFEDMVTRGLKPNEVTYCMMVDAYCKEGDLVKCLRLVDETLVNGAISNSVVVDALTGTLFQGEEFAETMKALDEMGEQGFVLSLATCSTLVHGFYKLGNGEKAARIFESMLRFGWVSQSTSLDDLIHEDQSEASSGIC, encoded by the coding sequence ATGGGGTTATTTTCTCATGGAAATCTCTTTGCATTTCATCTGAGCAATCGAATTGGTATTGCAAAAGCAAGACTTGCGATTCATATCAAATATTGCACCACCACCTCGCAGCAATCAGAGACGTTCAAACAGGACGATGACGAGACAGTGAGAGAAATCTCCACCATCCTCAGAAACCACAGCGACTGGCACTTGGTTCTCAACTCCTCGCACCTCCCCAGGAAGCTGAACCCACATGTGGTCCGAGCCGTTCTGCAGCAGAACCACCAGGTTGGTGACCCAAAGCGCCTCCTCAGTTTCTTCCTATGGACCGATACCCATCTGGGTCTTCCCCAAAATTTGCATTCCTTTTCGATTCTTGCTGTTGTTCTGTGCAATTCCAAGATGTTTGAGCAGGCTAATGCTGTGTTAGATAGAATGGTTAAGACCCGAAAACCGGTTTTTGAAGTTTTGGATTCTGTTGTTAGTTGTTTTAGAGATGGTGAGTGTGATGGATCTGATAAGATTGTTTTTGAGATTCTGATTAGAGCTTTTATGGCGGCGGGGCGGTTGAATGAGGCTGCTGATGTTTTTCTGGGACTTAGGAAAGTTGGGATTTTGCCAAGATTGGATTGCTGCAATTTTctgttgaatgatttgttgaAGTGTAATAAAATGGAGTTGTTTTGGAAGGTGTATGATGGGATGTTAGGGGCGAAAATGAAACCCGATTTTTACACTTATTACAATGTGATCCATGCCCATTGTAGGGCAGGGAATGCCGGGCAGGGAAAGAGGTTTCTGTTTGAGATGGAGGAGAAGGGTGGTAATCCAGATTTAAGTACCTATAATGTGGTGATTGGTGGTTTGTGTAGAGCTGGGGATGTCGATGAAGCCTTAGCGGTAAAGAAGTCTATGGTTGAGAAGGGATTGGTCCCGGATAGGTATACTTATTCGGCACTTGTTGATGGGTTATGCAGACAGAAGAGATCAACAGAAGCAAAATTGATGTTGAAATACATGTATGATGAAGGTTTGAGTCCTGACAACACCTGCTACGCTGCCTTGATTGATGGGTTGATGAAAGAAGGTTACTTGGAAGAGGCTCTGAGGATCAAAGATGAGACAATTGATCGTGGCTTTAAGTTGTGCGATTCCACATGTAATGCAATTTTTTCTGGGATGTCTAAAATTGGTAAGATGGAGAAGGCAGAAGCTCTCTTGAATGAGATGAATGTTATGGGCACTAGACCTAATGCCCAGACATACAAGTTCTTAATTGACGGGTATTGTCGAGAGCAAAATATGGTCAAGGCTTGTGAGTTACTTAACGAGATGAAGAAGAGGAACTTTGCACCCAATGTGTACACTTATGGAGCTATAATCAATGGCCTAAGCCGGTGTGGAGATATGCAAGGGGCTAATCAACTTTTGAAGGAAATGACTAGCAGAGGTTTGAAGCCAGGTGCTGTTGTCTACACAACTGTAATTAGAGGTCACGTCCAGGAGGGAAAATTTGGAGAGGCAATCAAAGTACTAAAAGGAATGACGGAAAAGGGGGTCATGCCTGATGCCTTTTGCTACAATTCTCTTATAATTGGCCTCTGTAAAGCCAGGAAAATGGACGAAGCCAGGACTTACTTCGTGGAAATGGTTGAGAGAGGATTAAAGCCTAATGTGTATACTTACGGGGCTTTTATTCATGGGTACTGTAAGGAGGGGAAAATGCAACTTGCGAATACGTATTTCCAGGAGATGTTGAGTTGCGGTATAGCTCCTAATGATGTTATCTATACAGCCCTGATTGAAGGGCACTGCAAAGAGGGTAACTTAACGGAAGTATATTCTACATTTAGGTGTATGCTTGGACGAGGGGTGCTCCCAGATATCAAAACTTATAGTGTCATTATTCATGGTCTCTCAAAGAATGGAAAAATTCAAGAAGCAATGGGGATTTTCTCCGAGCTCCTTGGCAAGGATCTGGTTCCAGATGTTTTTACTTACAGCTCTCTCGTATCTGGCCTTTGTAAGCAGGGAAATGTGGATAAGGCTTTCGATCTTCTTGAACAGATGTGCCAGAGAGGCGTTGATCCAAACATTGTTACTTATAACGCCTTGATTAATGGATTGTGTAAGTCAGGTGACACTGATAGTGCCAGAGAACTGTTTGATGGAATCTCCAGAAAGGGTTTGTCTCCTAATGCTGTGACTTATGCTACAATGATGGACGGATATAGCAAATCCGGAAATATAACCGAGGCATTTCAGTTATTAGATGAGATGCTTCTACGTGGGATCCCTACAGATAGCTTCATCTACTGCATCCTCATTGATGGGTGCTGCAAGGCAGGTGACCTGGAGAAGGCCCTGTCTTTATTTCGGGGTATGGTGGGGAAGGGCATTGCTGCCACTTCTCCTTTCAATGCATTGATTGATGGCTTCTGCAAATTGGGGAGGGTGATTGAAGCTAAACAGTTGTTGGAAGATATGGTGGATAAGCATGTGACACCAGATCAAGTCACGTACACGATTCTGATTGTTTCCCTCTGCAAAGAGGGATTGATGAGAGAATCAGAACAGCTCTTTCTGGAAATGCAGAAAAGGAATATGACGCCAGATGTTTTAATGTATGCTTCACTTTTACACGGATACAATAGCACGGGAAGCAGATTTAAGATGTTTGCTCTCTTTGAGGACATGGTGACGAGGGGACTCAAGCCTAATGAAGTTACATATTGTATGATGGTTGATGCTTATTGCAAAGAAGGTGATTTGGTAAAATGTTTAAGGTTGGTGGATGAAACTTTGGTCAATGGTGCAATCTCGAACAGTGTAGTGGTTGATGCACTGACAGGTACACTATTCCAAGGGGAAGAATTTGCTGAGACAATGAAGGCACTTGATGAAATGGGAGAACAAGGATTTGTGCTCAGTCTTGCTACATGCAGCACATTAGTTCACGGATTTTACAAATTAGGGAATGGGGAGAAAGCAGCAAGGATTTTTGAGAGCATGCTTAGGTTTGGATGGGTTTCACAGTCCACCAGTTTAGATGACTTAATTCATGAGGACCAAAGTGAGGCTAGCTCCGGAATATGCTGA
- the LOC103437482 gene encoding uncharacterized protein, translated as MNWVRQRVLWSVGRQGQRRLLHTYDAPSESLKMKIAELGKMRRRRSSKKDKHSVFVEVPESMTYLDTATMPQILTAVGIALFAKLLMMYDDSRSQELIERKIKNAPAEQGTVRMLSREEWEEIREVRPRTPFESKLARPNARLRTGEPLRMEDVKDWTIDVLTDAFARVEESVRHTSK; from the exons ATGAACTGGGTGAGGCAGAGAGTGCTGTGGTCAGTTGGGAGGCAGGGGCAGAGGCGTTTGCTGCATACTTACGATGCGCCGAGCGAaagcttgaagatgaagattgcAGAGTTGGGGAaaatgaggaggaggagaagctcAAAGAAAGATAAACATTCGGTGTTCGTCGAGGTTCCGGAGTCCATGACCTACCTCGACACAGCCACAATGCCCCAGATTCTCACTGCAGTTGGCATTGCCCTCTTCGCCAAGCTCCTCATGATG TACGATGACTCAAGGTCCCAAGAATTGATTGAACGCAAAATAAAGAATGCTCCTGCTGAGCAAGGCACTGTTAGGATGCTTTCCCGAGAGGAATGGGAAGAAATTCGTGAAGTAAGACCGAGGACTCCATTTGAATCCAAACTTGCTCGTCCAAATGCACGCTTAAGAACTGGAGAACCATTACGCATG GAGGATGTGAAGGATTGGACGATAGATGTGCTGACAGATGCATTTGCTCGGGTTGAAGAAAGCGTTAGACACACTTCCAAGTGA